Proteins from one Labrenzia sp. CE80 genomic window:
- a CDS encoding RNA polymerase sigma factor, giving the protein MTDSALKALYISYQRELQAYLTSKLRDPELAADLTQETFVRYAERSTSDSADILNIRSYLYRTAHNLAVDTIRQRARRQTDLPGMDVLAEVADDAPDQEEITVGRERLTQLAASLDGLPPRTRDIFILNRVDGLSYREVAAKLNISESSVQKHLARALLHVTTNLRDRSRTQ; this is encoded by the coding sequence TTGACCGACAGCGCACTAAAAGCTCTTTACATATCCTACCAAAGAGAACTACAGGCCTATCTGACGAGCAAATTGCGTGATCCTGAGTTGGCTGCGGATCTCACGCAAGAAACGTTCGTACGCTATGCCGAGCGAAGCACCTCCGACTCGGCGGACATTCTCAATATACGCTCCTACCTTTACCGAACCGCACACAATTTGGCGGTAGATACCATCCGGCAACGGGCGCGACGGCAGACCGATTTGCCTGGGATGGATGTCCTGGCTGAGGTGGCGGACGACGCGCCCGATCAAGAAGAAATCACTGTAGGACGTGAGCGCCTTACGCAGCTTGCAGCGTCCTTAGATGGTCTCCCCCCAAGAACTCGCGACATTTTTATATTGAATCGGGTCGACGGACTGAGCTACCGCGAAGTCGCCGCGAAACTGAATATTTCCGAGAGTTCTGTTCAAAAGCATCTGGCTCGTGCCCTGCTGCACGTAACGACAAATCTGCGAGACCGGAGCAGAACGCAATGA
- a CDS encoding LysR family transcriptional regulator, with amino-acid sequence MSVTLSKIRALNAVAEAGSYAAAARQLRVSQPAVSRQVRDLETEYAVRLFDRKNGQLKPTPLCIELCDIAERMAEAERNAERLLSRNNTLVNGRLSIGLGNSMPGMALIAAFHKRHPGVEISVETGSFENIISAVITREVDVGVLPDVPGDGRFRRELLIRQNVVAIVHPDHPATEIGHLTCRNLMQAPLIFRTKGSSTQRVVDRAFQSSDLTPTPLLTLDTRDAVYEAVVNGMGIGFMWRNGTGRNDIVQRVPVREMQRAYEEVAFALASENSLLLEAFFMAVKNFRNEN; translated from the coding sequence ATGTCAGTCACCTTGTCGAAAATTCGGGCCCTCAATGCCGTTGCCGAAGCGGGTTCCTATGCTGCTGCAGCAAGACAACTGCGTGTTAGCCAACCGGCCGTTTCACGACAGGTCCGCGATCTGGAAACCGAATACGCAGTCCGCTTGTTCGACAGGAAGAATGGCCAACTCAAACCAACGCCCCTGTGCATCGAGCTGTGCGATATCGCTGAGCGCATGGCCGAAGCAGAACGCAATGCTGAACGGTTGCTCAGCCGGAACAACACATTGGTCAACGGCCGACTATCGATCGGCTTGGGGAACTCCATGCCAGGCATGGCGCTGATTGCGGCCTTCCACAAGAGACACCCCGGCGTCGAAATTTCCGTCGAAACCGGCTCGTTCGAGAACATCATCAGCGCAGTCATCACCCGGGAAGTCGACGTCGGCGTCCTTCCGGATGTCCCGGGCGACGGTCGTTTCCGCCGGGAGCTCCTGATCCGTCAGAACGTGGTCGCGATCGTCCATCCAGATCATCCGGCAACCGAGATCGGTCACCTCACCTGCCGAAATCTGATGCAAGCGCCCCTCATCTTCCGGACCAAGGGTTCCTCAACCCAGCGGGTGGTGGACCGGGCTTTTCAATCCTCGGACCTGACGCCGACGCCCCTCCTGACCTTGGATACGCGCGATGCGGTCTACGAGGCAGTGGTCAATGGCATGGGTATCGGGTTCATGTGGCGCAATGGCACCGGCCGGAACGACATTGTTCAGCGTGTTCCCGTCAGGGAAATGCAGCGAGCCTATGAGGAGGTCGCTTTCGCACTCGCAAGTGAAAACAGCCTGCTTCTAGAAGCATTTTTCATGGCTGTTAAAAACTTCCGAAATGAAAATTAG
- a CDS encoding FecR domain-containing protein — MTTHRDALEAEAADWVVRLGAQDASEGDHAAFEDWISQGPLYEEAFDRASQAWADFGRLTREDLVAEGDAAPNKRSVRAFGTPKALFSKLDNGFTRFALTASLMMFIAYGAISFWVGDPIIALQADYRAETGAMRTVVLPDGSQVDLASGGAIAVDYSTMSRQVRLLSGKAYFIVAPQDDTTEVRPFSVNAGTLTMTALGTEFMVDFDEVEVEMLVTEHNILVEEQQGASLQLSEGEALTYRTGQGFSDVREETDKFAMAWRKGLLIFNDRRLKEVVEEINRYRRGKIVIRSNRMAELHVSGVFDANDIDNAVDRIAGELNLGVISIPPVVSVLY; from the coding sequence ATGACGACGCATAGAGATGCGCTTGAGGCAGAGGCTGCCGATTGGGTTGTCCGCCTCGGGGCTCAAGATGCCTCAGAAGGCGATCACGCGGCTTTCGAAGACTGGATCTCCCAAGGTCCTCTGTATGAGGAAGCCTTCGACCGTGCAAGCCAGGCTTGGGCGGATTTCGGACGGCTGACGAGAGAGGATCTTGTTGCTGAAGGTGATGCCGCGCCAAATAAGCGATCAGTTCGAGCCTTCGGCACTCCTAAAGCCCTTTTTTCAAAGCTGGATAACGGTTTCACCCGATTTGCACTGACAGCGTCGCTGATGATGTTCATTGCATACGGCGCGATTTCTTTTTGGGTTGGCGATCCCATAATTGCGCTCCAAGCCGACTACAGGGCTGAAACGGGTGCGATGAGAACGGTTGTTCTTCCCGACGGCAGTCAGGTTGATCTGGCATCCGGCGGTGCAATTGCAGTCGACTACAGCACCATGTCTAGGCAGGTACGGCTGCTTTCGGGAAAGGCCTATTTTATTGTAGCTCCGCAAGATGACACGACGGAGGTGCGTCCGTTCTCGGTCAACGCGGGAACCCTAACGATGACAGCGCTTGGCACAGAGTTCATGGTGGATTTTGACGAGGTAGAGGTTGAGATGCTTGTCACGGAGCATAACATCCTTGTCGAAGAACAGCAGGGAGCCTCTTTGCAGCTCTCGGAAGGGGAAGCTCTAACCTATCGAACCGGCCAAGGGTTTTCAGATGTTCGCGAGGAGACGGACAAGTTCGCCATGGCCTGGCGCAAAGGGTTGCTTATCTTCAATGACCGCAGGCTGAAGGAAGTGGTTGAGGAGATCAACCGCTACCGGCGCGGTAAAATTGTGATCCGAAGCAACCGTATGGCGGAGCTCCACGTAAGTGGTGTGTTCGATGCGAACGACATAGACAATGCTGTGGACCGTATCGCGGGAGAGTTGAACCTGGGTGTCATCTCAATTCCACCAGTTGTTTCCGTCCTGTACTGA
- a CDS encoding ABC transporter substrate-binding protein, giving the protein MMKLLGTTALASLLATGAIAAEITVGAANVSDYLDPGRDHSNVGSQFYYNAFDTLVGKNHDRLEMEWVPALASEWKLIEPTLMELKLREGVKFHNGEDLTADDVVFSLNRMYQATFPPYVVRSKDRLSNFAEAIKIDDYTVQVRVEREEPLWETLLNLQQVMIIPEEYTKGLTGDPKVAEDSDFEAFSLTPVGTGPYKVAEFQPGQKVVYERFDGFWGEQAPLEKATVIRMPETASRITALKTGEADIVTNIAPDQLELINADPNLKTEGSATALFHVMIMNVNHPHLKDPKIRQAMSLSIDRDLLNEALWLGKAVVPSSHTMEEMGQLHQPDLVTFEYDLEKAKSLLAESSYNGEEIVFDAFPVYYTNGVLAAQAIMEMWAEAGINGKLNVTEKWTGNDPEMMARSWSNPMYFADPFGSFGVMWAPDGPSEGAGRFNTDEEYAEMWERFRFNGDVELRNAAYAELMDRIKQDPPVLPLYRPFESWAMKSNVNWAPKKGHIPYVLDFRAGSISFN; this is encoded by the coding sequence ATGATGAAACTACTTGGAACGACCGCGCTTGCTTCGCTATTGGCAACCGGCGCAATTGCCGCTGAAATCACCGTTGGTGCCGCCAACGTTTCCGACTATCTCGATCCGGGCCGTGACCACTCCAACGTTGGTTCTCAGTTCTACTACAACGCTTTTGACACGCTGGTCGGAAAGAACCACGACCGATTGGAGATGGAATGGGTGCCAGCGCTGGCGAGCGAGTGGAAACTCATCGAACCGACCTTGATGGAACTGAAATTGCGCGAAGGCGTGAAGTTCCACAACGGCGAAGACTTGACCGCTGACGATGTCGTCTTCTCCCTGAACCGCATGTACCAGGCGACTTTCCCTCCATACGTTGTCCGGTCCAAGGATCGCCTCAGCAACTTCGCCGAAGCCATCAAGATTGACGACTACACTGTTCAGGTCCGCGTCGAGCGGGAAGAGCCGCTCTGGGAAACGCTCTTGAACCTGCAGCAGGTCATGATCATTCCTGAAGAGTACACCAAGGGCCTGACCGGCGATCCAAAAGTTGCCGAAGACAGCGACTTTGAGGCTTTCTCCCTGACTCCGGTCGGCACCGGTCCCTACAAGGTAGCGGAATTCCAGCCGGGCCAGAAAGTGGTCTATGAGCGGTTCGACGGCTTCTGGGGCGAACAGGCTCCGCTCGAAAAGGCAACCGTCATCCGCATGCCGGAAACAGCATCGCGCATTACAGCTCTGAAGACTGGCGAAGCGGACATTGTCACCAACATTGCTCCGGACCAGCTTGAGCTGATTAACGCCGATCCGAACCTGAAAACCGAAGGCTCCGCAACGGCCCTATTCCACGTCATGATCATGAACGTGAACCACCCGCATCTGAAGGATCCGAAAATCCGCCAGGCCATGTCCCTGTCGATCGATCGTGATCTTCTCAACGAAGCGCTGTGGCTCGGCAAGGCGGTTGTCCCATCCTCCCACACCATGGAGGAAATGGGCCAGCTACACCAACCGGATCTGGTTACTTTCGAATACGACTTGGAGAAGGCCAAGTCACTCCTGGCCGAAAGCTCCTACAACGGCGAGGAAATCGTCTTTGATGCCTTCCCGGTCTACTACACCAATGGTGTTCTGGCGGCGCAGGCGATTATGGAAATGTGGGCGGAAGCTGGCATCAACGGCAAGCTGAACGTCACAGAAAAGTGGACCGGTAACGATCCGGAAATGATGGCGCGCAGCTGGTCCAACCCGATGTATTTCGCCGATCCGTTCGGTTCCTTCGGCGTGATGTGGGCTCCGGACGGTCCGTCCGAAGGTGCTGGCCGGTTCAACACTGACGAAGAATATGCCGAAATGTGGGAGCGGTTCCGCTTCAACGGTGACGTCGAGCTGCGCAATGCGGCTTATGCCGAGCTTATGGACCGCATCAAACAGGACCCACCTGTTCTGCCGCTGTACCGTCCGTTTGAAAGCTGGGCCATGAAGTCCAACGTCAACTGGGCGCCGAAAAAAGGTCACATCCCGTATGTGTTGGATTTCCGCGCCGGCTCCATCTCATTCAACTAA
- a CDS encoding ABC transporter permease: MTDISHSFTLKAIRLPGIGLWKQANWIVRIATLVGLALVVLSVAAPLVAPFDPNDQSLISRLRPPLGFDRYKDGFFLGTDELGRDILSRCIFGLRLTFALALAGACISLLIGGTLGLVAGLAGGHLDDFIMGLVDAQIAIPMTLIALLILSVFGSSIDIMILVLGIYGWEQFARIIRAEVKKLRQMPFVEAAQAAGAPPLRIAFLHVLPNVVSPIVVQFTLNFSNIVIWESTLSFLGLGVQPPTATLGSMVGTGRDYLPTAPWIVLAPALTILLLTFAVQILGDWLRDHADVRLRSR, from the coding sequence ATGACCGACATCTCCCATTCGTTCACGCTAAAGGCCATCCGGCTTCCGGGCATCGGTTTGTGGAAACAAGCGAACTGGATCGTTCGGATTGCGACGCTCGTTGGACTGGCCCTCGTTGTTCTTTCTGTCGCAGCCCCGCTGGTCGCGCCGTTTGATCCAAACGACCAGAGCCTGATTTCGCGGCTTCGGCCACCATTGGGGTTTGATCGCTACAAAGACGGCTTTTTTCTCGGAACCGATGAACTGGGCCGGGATATCCTGTCTCGCTGCATCTTCGGCCTGCGACTGACGTTTGCACTTGCCCTCGCCGGTGCTTGCATAAGCCTTTTGATCGGCGGAACGCTTGGCCTCGTTGCGGGCCTTGCCGGTGGGCATCTGGATGATTTCATCATGGGCCTGGTGGATGCGCAGATCGCCATTCCGATGACGTTGATTGCGCTTCTGATCCTGTCGGTTTTTGGCTCTTCCATCGACATTATGATCCTGGTGCTCGGGATCTATGGCTGGGAGCAATTTGCCCGGATCATTCGGGCGGAAGTCAAAAAACTAAGGCAGATGCCATTCGTCGAAGCGGCACAGGCGGCCGGTGCGCCGCCGCTCCGTATCGCGTTTCTCCATGTTCTTCCCAATGTGGTGTCGCCGATTGTCGTTCAATTCACCTTGAATTTTTCCAACATTGTCATCTGGGAATCGACACTTTCCTTCCTTGGTCTGGGCGTCCAGCCGCCCACGGCAACACTGGGTTCCATGGTTGGGACCGGACGCGATTACCTGCCGACGGCACCATGGATCGTACTTGCACCTGCGCTGACAATTCTCCTTCTCACCTTTGCCGTCCAGATCCTCGGCGACTGGCTCCGCGACCACGCTGATGTGCGGTTGAGATCGAGATGA
- a CDS encoding ABC transporter permease subunit translates to MLFVLALIAIGFFWQPHDPHAIDLSQSLQAPSWDHWLGTDHLGRDLASRLIVGAQSSVFAIAIVLVSSFGIGVVAGAAIAIGPWSVSATLRWLAETVLTVPTFVLALLLAALFGAGLMSIAAALIVVTWAPYALSLAALFDRLRGEQYWQASLALGAGLPGALHRHMLPNTLPVLGALAGADAGRAVILVASLGFLGLSADTGHPEWGAMIHEYRMFLFSEPRLVLAPVCATTVLAFLLNRALDRNINV, encoded by the coding sequence ATGCTGTTCGTGCTGGCGCTCATCGCCATCGGTTTTTTCTGGCAACCGCATGACCCACACGCCATCGATCTGAGCCAGTCGCTTCAAGCGCCTTCATGGGATCATTGGCTTGGGACCGACCATTTAGGCCGGGACCTGGCGTCCAGACTGATTGTGGGCGCTCAAAGTTCCGTATTCGCGATCGCAATAGTCCTCGTTTCGAGCTTTGGGATCGGAGTCGTGGCCGGCGCTGCTATCGCGATCGGTCCGTGGAGCGTCTCAGCCACCCTGCGCTGGTTGGCAGAGACTGTTCTGACGGTCCCGACATTTGTTCTTGCTTTGCTGCTTGCAGCTTTGTTTGGAGCCGGCTTGATGTCGATTGCGGCTGCCCTGATCGTCGTTACCTGGGCTCCCTATGCCTTGAGCCTTGCCGCACTCTTCGACCGGCTGCGGGGAGAGCAGTATTGGCAGGCCAGTCTCGCGTTGGGGGCTGGACTGCCTGGCGCGCTTCACCGGCACATGCTTCCGAACACGCTGCCTGTCCTTGGCGCGCTTGCGGGAGCAGATGCCGGACGGGCTGTGATCCTTGTTGCGTCTCTTGGGTTTTTGGGACTGTCCGCCGACACCGGGCATCCCGAATGGGGCGCGATGATCCACGAGTACCGGATGTTCCTCTTCTCAGAACCACGGCTTGTTCTTGCACCGGTTTGCGCCACAACCGTCTTAGCGTTCCTCCTGAACCGGGCACTCGACAGGAATATAAATGTTTGA
- a CDS encoding ABC transporter permease codes for MIGYTLRTLIKMAVTLFVIVSLVFFATRLSGNPVDFVLGVGITEDDKQLLIKYYGLDGSIWTQYWHYLGSILSGEFGLSFLERRPVSAIVAERVGPSMKLIFFTMVFTFGVSIPLGIAAAIYRDRLAGSAIMIIAFLGYAVPAFVLAIVMIMVFSYWLNWLPVVGNGTFSHYIMPTIAMSGMWVAALTRFTRNAMLDVLSQDYMRTARAKGMPERVVILKHGLRNASITLLSVMGLQIAGWIAAGSVVVESIFSWPGIGEMLVRSAIQRDYPVLQFGVLSVAVAVILINAAVDIAYAYADPRIRLAKGT; via the coding sequence ATGATTGGATACACCCTAAGGACGTTGATCAAGATGGCGGTCACGCTTTTCGTGATTGTCAGTCTGGTGTTTTTCGCGACCCGTCTTTCCGGCAATCCGGTGGATTTTGTCCTCGGCGTAGGTATCACTGAAGACGACAAGCAGCTTCTCATCAAATACTACGGCCTGGACGGGTCCATTTGGACGCAATACTGGCACTATCTGGGGTCCATTCTGTCCGGCGAGTTTGGCCTGTCCTTTTTGGAGCGGCGACCGGTATCAGCCATTGTCGCCGAGAGGGTCGGCCCGTCGATGAAGCTGATTTTCTTCACGATGGTGTTCACATTCGGTGTGTCGATACCTCTCGGAATAGCGGCAGCAATCTATCGCGATCGACTTGCCGGCAGCGCAATCATGATTATTGCCTTTCTCGGCTATGCGGTTCCAGCGTTCGTGCTGGCCATCGTCATGATCATGGTCTTCTCCTACTGGCTCAACTGGCTGCCTGTGGTCGGAAACGGCACTTTTTCCCACTACATCATGCCAACCATCGCCATGTCGGGGATGTGGGTGGCCGCGCTGACCCGATTTACGCGCAATGCCATGCTGGATGTTCTCAGCCAGGACTATATGCGCACGGCACGGGCCAAAGGCATGCCAGAGCGTGTGGTCATCCTGAAACACGGTCTGCGCAACGCATCCATCACGCTTTTGTCGGTAATGGGCCTCCAAATTGCCGGATGGATCGCCGCCGGGTCTGTGGTCGTTGAGTCGATTTTTTCCTGGCCGGGCATCGGCGAAATGCTCGTGCGCTCGGCGATCCAGCGCGACTACCCGGTGCTGCAGTTCGGTGTCCTGTCGGTCGCAGTCGCAGTGATCTTGATCAACGCGGCTGTCGACATTGCCTACGCCTACGCCGATCCACGCATTCGTCTGGCAAAGGGGACCTGA
- a CDS encoding HAD hydrolase-like protein yields the protein MTLHQICSGLEVDKVDGYSAILCDLDGCLIAGGAALPGAREFTAAVGDRLWIVSNNSSDTARSLSIRLADLGISVSEDRILLAGEQAVVHLNKVSPKVGLRCLTDAPVRQKAELLGFNLSPKQAEYVLLGRMASFNLYCLEQAIADLKEGARLLVANIDKTHPDQDGNPVPETGAWLAALEACLPELIYECFGKPSTYLLSAAIQRSGTLPESGVFVGDNPETDGEAARLMGMDFTEIRRTSAPPFTVASGNKPPAVRTI from the coding sequence ATGACCTTGCATCAGATTTGTTCCGGACTGGAAGTCGACAAGGTCGACGGCTATTCAGCGATTTTATGCGACCTGGATGGCTGCCTGATCGCCGGCGGTGCAGCCTTGCCTGGTGCCCGGGAATTCACAGCGGCGGTGGGCGACAGGCTCTGGATTGTCTCCAACAACTCTTCTGATACCGCCCGCTCACTCTCGATCAGGTTGGCTGATCTTGGTATTTCCGTCTCCGAAGACCGCATCCTATTGGCCGGAGAACAGGCGGTCGTCCATTTGAACAAGGTGAGCCCAAAGGTTGGCCTTCGTTGTCTGACAGACGCGCCCGTACGCCAGAAGGCGGAGCTCCTGGGTTTCAACCTTTCGCCCAAACAAGCCGAATATGTGCTGCTCGGCCGGATGGCGTCATTCAATCTGTACTGTCTTGAACAGGCCATCGCCGATCTCAAAGAAGGCGCGCGCCTGTTGGTCGCCAACATCGACAAGACGCATCCGGACCAAGACGGCAATCCGGTTCCGGAAACTGGCGCTTGGCTCGCCGCTCTGGAAGCCTGTTTGCCGGAGCTCATCTATGAGTGTTTCGGAAAACCGTCAACGTATCTCCTGAGCGCTGCAATTCAAAGATCGGGCACGCTTCCCGAGAGCGGCGTTTTCGTCGGTGACAATCCCGAAACGGATGGCGAGGCCGCACGGTTGATGGGGATGGATTTTACCGAAATCCGCCGCACGTCTGCGCCGCCATTCACGGTTGCTTCCGGCAACAAACCGCCAGCTGTGAGAACGATATGA
- a CDS encoding TonB-dependent siderophore receptor, protein MPLLRIVGRSSTEQSVGNFRATVSSIAICLALLSSGSTAFSQTENAAIARDLSYAIPAQDLNQAILLFAGRAGIRVFYDTASIAGLRSSAVNGSYTPQQAMTRLLAGTGISYRFTSGTSMSLVVPGADSTALKVQGTELNQIVVNTESAYGPVDGYIATQSATASKIDTPLAKVPSSVSVVSADQVEAQNAKSVVQALRYSSGVAAEVRGSATRYDMPYMRGFGAPGESILYTDGLPFLRAPSYATPQTDISSIERVELLKGPSSSVYGGTQAGGMVNVVTKRPQREQQNEVSLTYGSFNRKEAAFDFTGPVPQSDTLAYRMIGNFKDADTQVEYTEEQRLFLAPSLNWQPSDETELNVALSYTYDPEGGYYGVLPTVGTLWDNPGYPDIPEDFYEGAPDYDSFERKQLLLTTDLTHQLNDVWAFRAKANIIDLGVDTAAVSTSGLSGTTISRYVWDTQEDVVGGSFDSNMLGEFSTGAFDHTLLVGLSFQAIDWDYQAQFGAGPSIDYLDPDYSQAISSPNPYIDQHQKQKQLGLYVQEKVDFGPISLWGGLRYDYVDTTTRNRLTDTTSTVQDMAVSGKLGAVYSFDNGASVYGSWSSSFLPVTGTDAQTNLAFEPLTARQYEVGVKYEPSFMPGLFTVAVYDIKQDNTITRDQLNQSYQNGTTHSRGIEFEAKFQPLERWNVIAAVGLIDAELESGSGYAVGYSPVGTPDSTASFWTDYTFAEGILANLTVGGGVRYVGESTGGFLTDGTRIEVPGYTLVDAMAHYDLARVGSGWEGSSLNFNVSNLLDEEYVTCLNNNFCNYGNARTFSLKFTRKW, encoded by the coding sequence ATGCCGTTGTTGCGGATTGTAGGTAGAAGCTCCACGGAGCAATCAGTTGGTAATTTTCGTGCGACGGTTAGTTCAATCGCAATCTGCCTAGCGCTGCTATCTTCGGGCAGCACCGCGTTCTCACAAACCGAGAATGCTGCGATAGCACGAGACCTGTCGTATGCTATTCCTGCTCAGGATCTGAACCAGGCAATTTTGCTATTTGCAGGTCGCGCGGGCATTCGTGTTTTTTACGACACCGCGTCAATTGCAGGGCTCCGCAGTTCCGCAGTCAACGGCTCCTATACACCACAACAAGCAATGACGCGATTGCTGGCCGGAACAGGGATCAGCTATCGTTTTACCTCCGGGACGTCCATGTCCTTGGTCGTGCCTGGTGCGGATTCAACGGCGTTAAAGGTTCAGGGAACGGAACTGAACCAGATCGTTGTGAACACTGAATCTGCCTATGGGCCCGTCGACGGCTACATCGCAACCCAAAGCGCGACCGCCAGCAAGATCGACACACCACTCGCCAAGGTCCCAAGTTCCGTTTCTGTCGTCAGTGCTGACCAGGTCGAAGCGCAGAATGCAAAGAGTGTGGTTCAGGCGCTTCGTTATAGTTCGGGCGTTGCTGCGGAAGTTCGTGGATCTGCGACCCGCTATGACATGCCGTACATGCGCGGCTTCGGCGCGCCAGGTGAATCCATTCTTTACACGGACGGCCTGCCCTTCCTTAGGGCGCCTAGCTATGCCACCCCACAGACCGACATAAGCTCTATCGAGCGCGTCGAGTTGCTCAAAGGCCCGTCTTCATCAGTGTATGGAGGCACCCAAGCTGGCGGGATGGTGAACGTCGTCACCAAGCGCCCGCAGCGGGAGCAGCAAAATGAGGTGTCGCTAACCTACGGAAGCTTTAATCGGAAAGAAGCAGCTTTCGATTTCACTGGCCCTGTTCCGCAAAGCGACACGCTTGCCTATCGCATGATCGGGAATTTCAAGGATGCGGACACGCAGGTGGAATATACCGAAGAGCAGAGACTGTTCCTCGCTCCTTCTTTAAATTGGCAACCTTCGGACGAAACAGAGCTCAATGTTGCCCTCTCCTACACCTACGATCCAGAAGGGGGCTACTACGGTGTTCTGCCCACGGTGGGGACACTTTGGGACAATCCGGGGTATCCTGACATTCCAGAAGACTTTTACGAAGGTGCCCCGGACTACGATTCATTTGAGCGAAAACAGCTTCTGTTGACCACCGATCTGACCCATCAGCTTAACGACGTATGGGCGTTCCGGGCAAAGGCAAACATCATTGACCTTGGTGTAGATACTGCTGCTGTCTCAACCAGCGGCTTGTCCGGCACGACAATTTCTCGATACGTTTGGGACACACAGGAAGATGTTGTTGGTGGTTCGTTCGACTCCAACATGCTGGGTGAATTTTCTACTGGAGCATTTGATCACACGCTTTTGGTCGGACTTAGCTTTCAGGCGATCGACTGGGACTATCAGGCGCAATTTGGCGCAGGCCCATCGATTGACTACCTTGATCCTGACTATAGTCAGGCGATCTCGAGCCCAAACCCGTATATTGATCAACATCAAAAGCAAAAACAACTTGGATTGTATGTTCAGGAGAAAGTGGATTTCGGGCCCATCAGTCTTTGGGGCGGCTTGAGATACGACTATGTTGATACGACAACGCGTAATCGGTTAACCGACACGACTTCAACCGTTCAGGACATGGCCGTCAGTGGAAAACTGGGTGCGGTCTACAGCTTCGACAACGGAGCATCGGTCTATGGCAGCTGGTCGTCATCGTTTCTGCCAGTTACCGGAACGGATGCGCAAACAAATCTCGCATTTGAGCCGTTAACCGCGCGGCAGTACGAGGTCGGTGTCAAGTACGAGCCGAGCTTCATGCCCGGTTTGTTTACGGTCGCGGTGTATGACATCAAACAAGACAATACAATTACCCGCGACCAGCTCAACCAGAGCTATCAGAATGGCACGACCCATTCGCGCGGCATTGAATTTGAGGCCAAATTCCAGCCCCTAGAACGGTGGAACGTTATCGCCGCTGTCGGATTGATAGATGCGGAACTGGAATCGGGATCTGGCTATGCGGTTGGCTACAGCCCGGTGGGCACACCCGATTCAACGGCTTCATTCTGGACTGACTACACATTTGCCGAAGGCATTCTCGCGAACCTAACTGTTGGCGGTGGCGTGCGCTACGTCGGCGAGTCCACTGGAGGTTTTCTGACCGACGGCACTCGGATCGAAGTTCCCGGCTATACGCTTGTCGACGCCATGGCTCACTACGATCTCGCGAGAGTCGGATCGGGATGGGAAGGCTCCAGCCTCAACTTCAACGTATCCAATCTACTCGACGAAGAGTACGTCACGTGCCTAAACAACAACTTCTGCAACTATGGCAACGCACGAACCTTTTCCTTGAAATTTACACGGAAATGGTGA
- a CDS encoding metallophosphoesterase, with the protein MPVRIAVVADIHHGKPSATKRGDTALDLMDEFARFSNDARPDLVIDLGDRISDENRETDLVLEQEVAEVFKKVEAPVHHMNGNHDRDHLDVSDNEEILGQSLQNMALDAGDWRIALWRADSKILRGPDHSGFVLQEADLLWLLRTVQNADRPLLVVSHVPVSGHSQVGNYYFQNNPGASTYPMAERARAALAQASVPVVCLAGHVHWNTITTVDGITHLTQQSLTESFTTQGDPAGAFGTLELDDTVNWTVEGRDPMTHSFRPAVSRWSPPLPIFSEHPEFAARREGRLK; encoded by the coding sequence GTGCCTGTTCGAATTGCAGTTGTCGCCGACATTCACCATGGAAAGCCGTCCGCCACAAAAAGAGGCGATACCGCTCTCGACCTGATGGACGAGTTTGCACGCTTTTCCAATGATGCCCGGCCCGATCTTGTCATCGACCTTGGTGACCGGATTTCAGATGAAAACCGCGAGACGGATCTGGTTCTGGAGCAGGAGGTGGCGGAGGTCTTCAAGAAGGTCGAGGCGCCAGTCCATCACATGAACGGCAATCACGACCGGGACCATCTGGATGTTTCCGACAATGAGGAAATCCTCGGCCAATCTCTGCAGAATATGGCACTTGATGCAGGGGATTGGCGAATTGCCTTGTGGCGGGCCGACAGCAAGATCCTGCGCGGACCCGATCACAGCGGCTTCGTCCTCCAGGAGGCGGATCTTCTATGGCTGCTCAGGACGGTTCAAAATGCTGACCGGCCGCTTCTTGTGGTCAGTCATGTGCCGGTCTCCGGCCATTCCCAGGTCGGCAATTACTATTTTCAGAATAATCCGGGCGCTTCGACCTATCCGATGGCTGAGCGCGCGCGTGCGGCGCTCGCCCAAGCCAGTGTCCCGGTTGTTTGTCTGGCCGGACATGTTCACTGGAACACCATCACGACCGTCGACGGCATCACCCATCTGACCCAGCAGTCGCTGACCGAGAGTTTCACCACCCAAGGCGACCCGGCTGGTGCTTTCGGCACCCTGGAACTCGATGACACCGTAAATTGGACGGTGGAGGGCCGTGATCCCATGACGCACTCCTTCCGCCCGGCTGTTTCGCGTTGGTCGCCGCCGCTGCCGATCTTTTCCGAACATCCTGAGTTTGCCGCCCGCCGGGAAGGACGGCTGAAATGA